A section of the Hemitrygon akajei chromosome 8, sHemAka1.3, whole genome shotgun sequence genome encodes:
- the LOC140731493 gene encoding protein rapunzel-like, giving the protein MYSREGTHHRAERVQTMSETENALEVVKSTFEAAQAATALLESAEKLSSVLGALGPFVGVAAAILKLALGNVDSPEMAFMKEQFAAIRNQLDIISDKITEVIQEIENSTMNNQYFTIEENIRHQFRKYIDILEAAPEFREKEREEFLSHFNASKSDQNLHTLYDGVMGSTGIFAKSVLDTAMSHSQRDRRMMESLCARLKELFCIGLIALMGHADLTGNDVKALGAEWNEKMANVEREMKSMVDRCITEFAEQAEMDVSKFL; this is encoded by the exons ATGT ATTCCAGAGAAGGAACTCACCACAGAGCCGAGCGCGTCCAAACCATGTCCGAAACTGAGAATGCCCTGGAGGTGGTCAAATCCACATTTGAAGCCGCACAGGCCGCGACAGCATTGCTTGAATCTGCGGAGAAGTTGTCATCCGTACTCGGGGCGTTGGGCCCTTTCGTTGGGGTAGCCGCAGCCATTCTTAAACTAGCCTTGGGTAACGTGGATAGTCCGGAGATGGCCTTCATGAAGGAGCAGTTTGCAGCCATAAGGAACCAGCTCGATATCATTTCTGACAAGATAACGGAAGTCATTCAGGAGATCGAAAACAGCACGATGAACAACCAGTATTTTACCATTGAGGAAAACATCAGGCACCAGTTCAGGAAGTACATTGACATCCTTGAGGCAGCGCCAGAGTTCCGTGAGAAAGAAAGGGAAGAGTTCCTCAGCCACTTCAACGCGAGCAAGAGCGACCAGAACCTCCATACTCTCTATGACGGTGTGATGGGTTCAACCGGCATCTTTGCCAAATCGGTCCTGGACACCGCCATGAGCCATAGCCAGAGGGACCGGCGCATGATGGAGAGTCTCTGTGCCCGTCTGAAGGAGCTCTTCTGTATCGGCCTAATCGCCCTGATGGGTCACGCAGACCTCACCGGGAACGACGTAAAGGCGCTGGGGGCGGAATGGAACGAGAAAATGGCCAACGTCGAGCGTGAAATGAAATCGATGGTAGATCGCTGCATCACGGAGTTTGCAGAACAGGCCGAGATGGACGTAAGCAAGTTTTTGTAG